The genomic stretch CTAAAAATGATGCTTGACGGTTTTGTTGTTGTCCGAAAAGAAACAGACTTTCGCCGATCGCTCAGGAATTCAGCCGGGACAAACGAGATCCGAAAAACTCTCTATCTTGCGCCGACTGATGCCGAGTATCTCCGTGTTAAAACAGCTGAATTAGGGTAAATTGCGATCGCGTATTGGTGCAGTTCGAGAGTACTTACAATCTTGCCGGGGCACTCGATTTTTGAAACTTGCGTCAGCAGAGCTATAAGTAATCCCTGGACTGAAGCTCATCTGAAACAATTCACCCTCGTCCAAGTCACAATGACACGCCCTACTAGAGAATCCAACAACTCTTCAAATCCGCGATCGCTACAATAGGGACGGTTTTATGTCCGTATCAGCTTTTTGATCTTACTGTTGCTGACGATCGGCGGCAGAAGCAGGGGTATCCGTCAACACCGTGCGAAAAGTCAAAGCCCTGCTGGATGAGCACTAAATCCAACTGGAGTGCTGAGCCTGTAGGACACGCGCAGTCGGAGACACTAACACCCACAGGCTTAGGAAATAAAAATACCCTCATATCTGTTAATCTAATCCCTAAGGTGATAGAGTTTTTGCTTTGCGATGGATGTGCGTTGCTGGAGTGTGTCCCTAGCTAGAGAAGGCAAAAAACCTAGGGAGTAGCCACCAGAGGCGGATCGCAGCTTCCGTTGTAATGTCTGCTTACTAGAGGATGTTTGGAAAGTATTGCGGGATACCCGTGTAGAAGAAAACTCCCTGGGGTTATAGGCTGAAGCATAACAACAACTCAACAGCCCTCCAGGAAGTTATGCTTCTAGCTTACGCCAGTGAATTTACTCTTGAGCAAGCCGAGCTATTGCTTGCGCTCGTTAGCCCGGATGCCAAAACAGGCAGACCCCGCACAGTTGACCTGATTCGAGTGTTGCAAGCCATCGTGTATGTGTTGGTCACGGGCTGTGCTTGGCGACTGTTACCGAATGACTATCCCCCCTATTCCACGGTCTACTACTATTTCCGCAAGTGGCGCGATGACGGCAGTTGGAAACGGATTCACGACCATCTAGTGCAGTGGGTGCGAATCAGCGAAAACCGTGAAGCCACCCCCAGTGCTGCCAGTTTGGATTCTCAAAGTGTACCGACGACGGTGATGGTGCATGAGCAGGTGGGCTATGACGGGGGCAAGAAAATCAAAGGACGCAAGCGGTTCACGCTCGTTGACACACTGGGCTTGTTGATTGCGGTGCGGGTCGTGGCGGCGGATGTGCCGGAGCGCGAAGGCGCAAAGCAGTTACTCCAACAAGTGCATCAGGAACGGCATCGGGTTCCTCGTCTCGTTCACATCTGGGTCGATGGGGGCTTTTCAGGAGCAGACTTTTTGATGTGGGGGATGGACACTTGCCGTTGGATCATCGAGGTCGTCCTGCGTCCCAACGGGGCTAAAGGATTTGTCCTGTTGCCCAAGCGATGAACGGTCGAGCGCACTTACGGTTGGCTGCACTGGTGTCGTCGGCTTAATGTCGATTATGGAAAGACTTCCGGCTTCGTCCGAGGCGTTTATTCACATTGCCATGATTCGCCTTATGCTCCGTAGACTTGCCTAACCCCTCTGTCCTTCTCCGTATTTCCAAACATCCTCTTAGAACCTGGGTCGAGTATAGTCTCAAGCAAAGCAAAGACGAATTGGGATGGGCAGACTTTCGCATGACGAGTTACGAGCAGATTGAGAAATGGTGGGAAATGGTGATGAGTGCCTTTCTCGTGGTTAGCCTGTTCGCCGAGCAGTTCAATGATTGTTGCCCTTTGTCCCATCAAGTTTTGGCGCGACATCCTTGGTGGGATAATCAGAAGGGTTGGAAGAATTTGCTCAACAACCTGCGCTTAATCATCCAACCGTTAATTTGCTACAACTGGCTGAAGCGATGGTTAGAGGTCTTTATCATTCCCCACCTCTCAATCGGATTTGCGCGGCTCATTGAGCAGATGAATCAGTTTGTTTGTCCGGCAGTGCGTTGGCTCAACTTGGATAGACTTCTCTTTTCTTCCGCATAGAGTGACTGAAGAGGGTAGTACAGCCGGGTTAATGACTGTAGGCTTACTGCTGGTAGCGAAACAACCCGCTAAGGCGACACAGCAATTCTTCTGTAATGGAAGCATGAATAACGGTTGGTTCTATACTGCCGAGTTTCGGGATGGGCGCTTTACCCAAATTCAATGGCAACGATCGGGGCAACCGCCCCAAACCACAACCCTTACTTTTAGCAGTACTAACGGACAGGGACAGCCCATTTATACGGGAGCTTTTCAAGCAGCAACAGCGGTCACTCTGGTTGATCTGTCCGGTGGAAATGTGCAACCCGGCTCTCAAGTTTCCGTGGAAGTCGAGGAATGGGGATGGGCAAGGGGAAATTGCAGGCGCTAATGTAACGCTGCTGGCTGAAAAATAGCCCTCTCTAAAAACAGGGGGCTTTTCAACATTATGAGCAGCAGATTTATATCCGAAAGTGTTCACTCAGTGCATCTCGTACGATCGTAGCCATTTCTTCTTCTACGTTCAAAAAATATTCCGCAAGATATCACTAAAAGAATTACACTGAATCGCTATCTGTTGTCCTGTTAGAATTCAAAAACTTCTGACTCGACTTTTTCACCTTTGCAATCCAACCTTTGTAAGAATTGAGAATTTCTGAGTAGGAAACAGTACTCTCGAATACCAATTCTGATAACGACGGTAAGAAGTGATTAGGGAAAAAGCGATGTAGCATTCTGGCGAGTTGCTCTCTGAGCACAAACTCAAGAAATAAGCGAGGTGAAGATGGAAAGGCGTAGTCGCCCAGTTCTACCAGGGCATGGGCATCCGTTCTGCGGCGAAGGGTGAACTGAGCCATCACTGCCGCCCAATCCTCAGCAAATTCCTCCAACAGCTTATCCACAAGGGCTGCATCTTCGAGGGCTGCATTACACCCCTGTCCAATAGAAGCCGAGACGGAGTGAGCCGCATCCCCAATAATCAAAACACTATCGCCCTGATGATAACGACTACAGCGAATCGTCAAAATTTGAGATGTTGATCGTTTCAAGAACGCCTCCGCTTCTGCCGCAGACAGCCTTTGACCAATTTCTGGAAAACGCTGGCGGAAGAATTGCTGTACTGCTTCCGGGGTTACTAGATTCACGACTTGACGATTTTGTCGCGGAAATAAAATCACGCCACTCATACCGCCGTCTAATTGATGCAGCAGTACAACAAACGTACCGTCTTGACTCCGCCAGGAATGAATTTTGCCGACTTCGAGCTGGGAGTCTGAGACTCCATCAGATGATAAAACGATCGATTTATAATCAGTGGAGACGTATTTCTGCTCAAACTCAAATAGCTCTGTGTTGAGGAAAGCCGATCGCACTGCCGAGCGGGCACCATCTGCTCCAATCAACACCTCATAATTCACAATCTGAGGTTCAGTTGCTAAATCTGAGGCTTGAAACGTAATGGTCTTGGCTGCAAAATTAATTCCGGTGCAGGCATGATTGAAATGCACAGTCAGCCTACTGCTGTCGTACTGTTGGGTTAACTGCTCTAACAGAAGAATGACTAATTTGGTACGATCGAGCGTTACCAGAGGTTTCTTGCGAGAGGTCACTCGCGTTCTACCATTCGCTTGATGAAAAATTGTGCCATTCATCTCCAGGCTAATTGCTCTCACAGCTGCTTCCATTTCTGGAATTCCACGGAGTGCGCTCATGCCTCGTTCCGTTAAGGAAATTGGAAAGGTTCTGGCGTTGGAAAATTCCACAACTCGTGGATCACTGAGGCGATCGTAGAGGTCAATTTGATAGGATTCGTTACGACGCAGGAGATAGTGAGCCAGCAGCAAACCGCTAGGTCCAGCACCAATAATCGTTGCCTTCTTGACCATGCTTCCCTCCCAGCTGTACTTTACAGCTTAAACTCGATCCGATTAGAGCTAGTCCTAAAATTCATTCTGGCTCATCTAAGCAAATTCAAATTTAATAAAACAGATCTTCAGTGACAAGATGCATCAAAAGATTTTTGATAGAGAGGGTCGTGACCTGACTGGCTCGCTATTTGAGTCAATGG from Leptolyngbya ohadii IS1 encodes the following:
- a CDS encoding FAD-dependent oxidoreductase, with translation MVKKATIIGAGPSGLLLAHYLLRRNESYQIDLYDRLSDPRVVEFSNARTFPISLTERGMSALRGIPEMEAAVRAISLEMNGTIFHQANGRTRVTSRKKPLVTLDRTKLVILLLEQLTQQYDSSRLTVHFNHACTGINFAAKTITFQASDLATEPQIVNYEVLIGADGARSAVRSAFLNTELFEFEQKYVSTDYKSIVLSSDGVSDSQLEVGKIHSWRSQDGTFVVLLHQLDGGMSGVILFPRQNRQVVNLVTPEAVQQFFRQRFPEIGQRLSAAEAEAFLKRSTSQILTIRCSRYHQGDSVLIIGDAAHSVSASIGQGCNAALEDAALVDKLLEEFAEDWAAVMAQFTLRRRTDAHALVELGDYAFPSSPRLFLEFVLREQLARMLHRFFPNHFLPSLSELVFESTVSYSEILNSYKGWIAKVKKSSQKFLNSNRTTDSDSV